Proteins encoded within one genomic window of uncultured Draconibacterium sp.:
- a CDS encoding GNAT family N-acetyltransferase, producing MEKKLIEVDLQNSVHCEQVLHLLNDYMEDEMGISEPMPEGLGPKIIEGLKRHSAYMGFFVCIGANFAGLANCNLNFSTWKASPLINIHDLIVSPDFRQRGVGLFLLKGIEKYAEENGYCRINLEVRHDNIKAQNLYRKAGFKECEPNNFFWENRI from the coding sequence ATGGAAAAGAAACTCATTGAGGTTGATTTGCAAAATTCTGTTCATTGCGAGCAAGTGCTTCATCTTTTAAATGATTACATGGAAGATGAAATGGGAATTAGCGAACCGATGCCTGAAGGACTTGGCCCCAAAATTATTGAAGGCCTGAAACGACATTCGGCATACATGGGTTTTTTTGTTTGTATTGGCGCCAATTTTGCAGGCCTTGCCAATTGTAACCTGAATTTTTCTACCTGGAAAGCCAGCCCACTTATTAATATCCACGATTTGATTGTATCTCCCGATTTTCGTCAGCGGGGAGTCGGCCTGTTTCTGTTAAAAGGCATTGAAAAGTATGCCGAAGAAAATGGATACTGCCGCATAAACCTGGAGGTGCGCCACGATAATATTAAAGCCCAAAACCTTTACCGAAAAGCCGGATTTAAAGAATGCGAGCCTAATAATTTTTTCTGGGAAAACCGGATATAA
- a CDS encoding IS5 family transposase has protein sequence MCPYLKFGNSKNNAKVRDYQVLEAILYRLKTGCQWRQLPMKQFFRCKYNWQSVYFHYQKWCKDGSWDEMWQNILNKYKHLLDLSSIQLDGTHTPTKRGGEAVAYQGRKKAKTSNMLILTDSQGIPLTCSDPIDGNHNDAYNLVPTAKKMIAVLENSGIHTDGLFLNADSGFDTGEFRRYCSETKIIGNIDQNKRNGINREYLFDDLLYKCRFVVERTNAWLDAFKAILVRFETNAIHWKALNLIAFTVILLRKL, from the coding sequence ATTTGTCCCTACTTAAAATTTGGGAATTCAAAGAATAATGCAAAAGTAAGAGATTATCAGGTGCTTGAAGCAATACTATATCGATTAAAAACAGGGTGTCAATGGAGGCAATTACCTATGAAACAATTCTTCCGTTGCAAATACAACTGGCAAAGTGTGTATTTCCACTATCAAAAATGGTGCAAGGACGGAAGCTGGGATGAGATGTGGCAAAACATCCTGAACAAATACAAACACTTGCTGGACTTGTCAAGTATCCAGCTCGATGGTACACATACTCCAACTAAACGTGGAGGAGAAGCAGTTGCCTATCAGGGGAGGAAAAAAGCAAAAACAAGTAATATGCTGATTTTAACGGACAGCCAAGGCATCCCTCTAACTTGTAGCGACCCTATTGACGGGAACCACAATGATGCATACAACCTGGTTCCAACGGCAAAGAAAATGATTGCCGTTCTGGAAAACTCAGGGATACACACCGATGGATTGTTCTTAAATGCTGACTCTGGCTTCGATACAGGAGAGTTCCGCCGTTATTGTTCGGAAACAAAAATTATTGGCAATATTGATCAAAACAAACGCAATGGGATAAATCGTGAATACTTATTCGACGACTTACTGTATAAATGCAGATTTGTTGTGGAACGCACTAACGCATGGCTTGATGCATTTAAAGCAATCTTAGTACGGTTTGAAACAAATGCTATACATTGGAAAGCACTGAATTTAATAGCATTTACCGTGATTTTACTGCGGAAACTTTAA
- a CDS encoding efflux transporter outer membrane subunit: MKTNSIKNILLIAVAAVLISSCSTTNQYQRSQELTDGIYGEAKTAESNLANESWQNLFNDPVLDSLIAEGLRNNFDLQAAVQRVVAAESNFLQSKAALAPSLSGQAGHTYVKNSESTSPNGPDHYNASQIALQSSWEIDFWGKLNNAKKSAYANYLATDAARKAVQTRLVANIASVYYSLLALDANLAITKETVKNSDKLVETMKALKESGSVTGAAVVQSEAARYATEVTIPDIEQQIRENENTLCILLGRTPGKVERGKLENQQVHELLEVGVPAELLDNRPDVMQAEYRVISAYHMTNSAKAYFYPSVTLTASAGLESLAFEDLFDPASFAANVVGGLVQPIFSKRANKTRLEVAKAQQEEALLNFKSTLLNAGAEVNDALSMYDASMQKIDLRNKQLDALEKSVDYTKELLVYGSATYTEVLNAQQSLLNAQLSDVNDQIQQLNAVVSLYRALGGGWK, encoded by the coding sequence ATGAAGACAAATTCAATAAAAAATATACTACTGATTGCTGTAGCTGCAGTATTGATAAGCTCGTGTAGTACGACCAATCAATACCAGCGAAGTCAGGAATTAACCGACGGAATATATGGTGAAGCAAAAACTGCCGAAAGCAACCTGGCAAACGAAAGCTGGCAAAACCTGTTTAACGACCCGGTTCTTGACAGTTTAATTGCCGAAGGATTGAGGAACAACTTTGATTTGCAGGCTGCAGTTCAGCGTGTTGTTGCCGCCGAGTCGAATTTCTTACAAAGCAAAGCAGCTCTGGCGCCGTCATTGTCGGGGCAAGCCGGACATACTTACGTTAAAAACTCAGAATCAACCAGTCCGAATGGTCCCGATCATTACAATGCATCGCAAATAGCTTTACAAAGTAGTTGGGAAATCGACTTCTGGGGAAAGCTGAACAATGCAAAAAAATCGGCTTACGCCAATTACCTGGCCACCGATGCAGCACGCAAAGCAGTGCAAACACGTTTGGTTGCTAATATTGCATCGGTGTATTACAGTTTACTGGCGTTGGATGCCAACCTGGCGATTACAAAAGAAACGGTAAAAAACAGTGACAAACTGGTTGAAACCATGAAAGCACTAAAAGAAAGTGGAAGCGTAACAGGTGCTGCAGTCGTGCAAAGTGAAGCCGCACGTTATGCCACCGAAGTAACCATTCCGGATATTGAGCAGCAAATACGTGAAAACGAAAATACACTTTGTATTCTTTTGGGCAGAACTCCCGGAAAAGTAGAGCGCGGAAAACTGGAAAATCAGCAAGTACACGAACTGTTGGAAGTTGGTGTACCGGCCGAACTACTGGATAACCGTCCCGATGTAATGCAAGCTGAATACAGGGTTATCAGTGCTTACCACATGACCAACAGCGCCAAAGCTTACTTTTACCCGTCGGTTACACTAACCGCAAGTGCCGGTTTAGAATCGCTGGCATTTGAAGATTTGTTTGATCCGGCATCGTTTGCCGCCAATGTTGTGGGTGGTTTGGTTCAGCCAATTTTTAGTAAGCGGGCCAACAAAACGCGTTTGGAAGTTGCCAAAGCACAACAGGAAGAAGCGCTGCTAAACTTTAAAAGTACATTGCTGAATGCCGGTGCAGAAGTGAACGATGCGCTTAGTATGTACGACGCGTCGATGCAAAAGATCGATCTACGTAACAAACAATTGGATGCCCTGGAGAAATCGGTTGATTACACTAAAGAATTGCTGGTTTATGGCTCGGCAACCTACACCGAAGTTTTAAATGCACAGCAAAGTTTGCTGAATGCACAACTGAGCGATGTGAACGACCAGATTCAGCAATTGAATGCGGTGGTATCATTATATCGTGCGTTAGGCGGCGGTTGGAAATAA